One genomic region from Campylobacter concisus encodes:
- a CDS encoding alanine/glycine:cation symporter family protein, with amino-acid sequence MVLDSFLSFLNGKMDVANDFLYGYFLVIILVATGIYFSYLTRFVQFRMFFEACRVLVEKKDKYNKHHLTPFQALMISTASRVGIGNIAGISAAIVAGGPGALFWMCLMAFLGSASAFIESTLAQIYKTKDVFGFKGGPAYYIKNGLGIKWLASLFAVILIITYAYGFNGLQSYTMTSAFEIYYDKAGSNVSFAQSGLPVGIGLILTAFAAVMFFSKSHIIGKVSSYIVPFMALAYISLALIAIVLNFKEIPDVVKMILENAFDFKAIFGGFAGSVIVIGIKRGLFSNEAGMGSAPNAAAAAHTSHPVKQGLVQAMAVFIDMTICIASGMIVLFSQAYLTKQTGSSGEVLTALPLVQAAMKEYFGEFGVHFTTLAVVLFAITSLIGNYYYAQANMKFLTKNHKLTLLFKITAVVMIFIGAQMNLKLAWNIADITMAAMATINIIAIFLLSKVVIIAVKDYEAQRKAGQNPEFDPESLGIKNTSCWNKN; translated from the coding sequence ATGGTGCTTGATAGTTTCTTAAGTTTTTTAAACGGCAAAATGGACGTAGCCAACGACTTTTTATATGGATATTTTTTAGTCATTATTCTTGTGGCTACGGGAATTTATTTTAGTTATTTGACTCGTTTTGTGCAGTTTAGGATGTTTTTTGAGGCTTGCAGAGTCTTAGTAGAAAAAAAAGACAAGTACAACAAGCACCATTTAACGCCATTTCAAGCACTTATGATCTCGACTGCTTCGCGCGTTGGTATAGGCAATATCGCTGGAATTTCAGCAGCTATCGTCGCGGGCGGTCCGGGTGCTCTTTTTTGGATGTGCTTGATGGCATTTTTAGGATCAGCTTCAGCTTTTATAGAGAGTACACTTGCGCAAATTTATAAGACAAAAGACGTTTTTGGGTTTAAAGGCGGTCCAGCTTATTACATCAAAAATGGTCTTGGTATAAAATGGCTGGCTTCGCTTTTTGCGGTAATTCTCATCATCACCTACGCATACGGCTTTAACGGACTTCAAAGCTATACAATGACATCAGCTTTTGAAATTTACTACGACAAAGCTGGTAGCAACGTTAGCTTTGCACAAAGCGGACTACCTGTTGGCATCGGCCTTATACTTACGGCATTTGCGGCGGTTATGTTTTTTAGCAAAAGCCACATCATCGGTAAAGTAAGCTCATACATCGTGCCTTTCATGGCACTTGCCTACATCTCGCTAGCACTTATTGCTATCGTTTTAAATTTCAAAGAAATTCCTGATGTTGTTAAGATGATTTTAGAAAATGCCTTTGATTTTAAAGCGATATTTGGCGGATTTGCTGGCAGCGTGATCGTAATAGGCATCAAAAGAGGCCTTTTCTCAAACGAAGCCGGTATGGGTTCAGCTCCAAACGCAGCAGCCGCAGCACATACTAGCCACCCAGTAAAACAAGGCCTAGTTCAAGCAATGGCAGTCTTTATAGACATGACGATATGTATCGCTTCTGGTATGATCGTGCTATTTTCACAGGCCTATCTTACGAAGCAGACTGGCTCAAGTGGCGAGGTGCTAACAGCACTTCCTCTCGTTCAAGCCGCAATGAAAGAGTATTTTGGTGAATTTGGAGTTCATTTTACCACTCTTGCAGTCGTACTTTTTGCCATCACTTCGCTTATTGGCAACTACTACTACGCTCAGGCAAATATGAAATTTTTAACCAAAAACCACAAGCTTACGTTGCTATTTAAGATAACAGCTGTCGTTATGATATTTATTGGTGCTCAGATGAATTTAAAGCTCGCTTGGAATATCGCTGATATCACAATGGCTGCAATGGCAACTATTAATATTATCGCTATATTCCTACTTTCAAAAGTAGTGATAATAGCAGTCAAAGACTACGAAGCTCAAAGAAAAGCTGGGCAAAATCCAGAATTTGACCCAGAAAGTCTTGGTATAAAAAATACAAGTTGCTGGAATAAAAACTAA
- a CDS encoding helicase, producing MKNETKISGKLLDINTHRQVSKVGMGITLASVCLSALFMKKNKSIKKFHVASGIAFTCFALYHAGLYDNGIFKKMIIKAKNEVKKA from the coding sequence TTGAAAAACGAAACAAAAATAAGTGGCAAACTACTTGATATAAACACTCATAGACAAGTATCAAAAGTCGGTATGGGCATCACTTTAGCCTCAGTTTGCTTAAGTGCCCTTTTTATGAAAAAAAATAAAAGCATTAAGAAATTTCACGTTGCTTCAGGCATTGCATTTACTTGTTTTGCCCTTTATCATGCTGGGCTTTATGACAATGGAATCTTTAAAAAAATGATAATAAAAGCAAAAAATGAGGTAAAAAAGGCATAA
- the modD gene encoding ModD protein has translation MILSDAEILSYINEDIPYFDLTTSLQNIDKKASLEIYSRDEICVSCVDVAASVARLLGCESEIFVQNSQICKAGDVIIKICGSYENVHKTWKLAQVALEYASAIATYTNKMVNAAKCVNKKCEVLATRKSFPFAKKFCVKAVLEGGGGIHRLGLSDSILFFKNHMKAYGSFDKFLSHLPEFKAKMAERKVCIEAENLDEANKLLKVNCDVVQCDKFSPELIENVLSLRDEISPNSIILAAGGINLANVKEYANADTIVTSAMYSKGVADISTRLEIL, from the coding sequence ATGATACTTAGCGACGCAGAAATTCTAAGCTATATAAATGAAGATATACCTTACTTTGATCTTACTACGTCGCTTCAAAATATCGATAAAAAAGCCTCACTTGAAATTTATTCACGTGATGAAATTTGTGTTAGCTGCGTTGATGTGGCCGCAAGTGTTGCAAGGCTACTTGGGTGTGAGAGTGAAATTTTTGTGCAAAATTCTCAAATTTGCAAAGCTGGTGATGTAATCATAAAAATTTGTGGTAGCTATGAAAATGTGCATAAAACTTGGAAACTAGCTCAAGTCGCACTAGAATATGCCAGCGCCATCGCAACTTATACAAACAAAATGGTAAATGCCGCAAAGTGCGTAAATAAAAAATGCGAAGTGTTGGCAACTAGAAAGAGTTTTCCATTTGCTAAGAAATTTTGCGTAAAAGCCGTACTTGAAGGTGGTGGTGGCATCCATAGACTTGGGCTTAGCGATAGCATTTTATTTTTTAAAAACCACATGAAAGCCTATGGTAGCTTTGATAAATTTTTATCACATTTGCCAGAGTTTAAAGCAAAAATGGCCGAGCGAAAAGTATGCATCGAAGCTGAAAATTTAGACGAAGCAAATAAGCTTTTAAAAGTAAACTGCGACGTCGTGCAGTGCGATAAATTTAGTCCAGAGCTCATCGAAAATGTACTCTCTTTAAGAGATGAGATTTCGCCAAATAGCATTATCCTAGCAGCTGGCGGCATAAATTTAGCAAATGTAAAAGAATACGCAAATGCCGATACGATAGTAACATCAGCGATGTATTCAAAAGGCGTTGCTGATATCAGCACCAGACTTGAGATTTTATAA
- a CDS encoding BCCT family transporter — protein sequence MIKFQRSKFNNSVFIPSLIVIVLITAFAAVFPNFSNEFFKGMQDYISAKFGWFYILAVAVILLSVIILGFSKLGEIKLGADHVKPEHKNISWFSMLFAAGMGIGLVFFGVAEPLMHYLNPPVGDPQSIAAAKLAMNITFFHWGMGAWSVYAIVALILAFFSYRHGLPLTLRSAFYPIIGDKIYGKIGNAIDTFAVVATLFGVATSLGYGVLQVNAGLTHVFGLPTMHITLLIVLCLAATISAASGVDKGIKILSNANIALAICFMFFILFLGDTTQLLKSFVQNSGDYVSTLISNTFNLYAYEKQNDSWLGGWTLLYWSWWLSWSPFVGLFIAKISKGRTIREFVIGVLLVPTGFTFAWMSFFGNSAISLVQNGFSQLATTVNSDSASALFMFLEKFSFSGVLSVIAVFMIVIFFVTSADSAAIVVNMLCSNGKDDTPVWQKVFWGVAVGIVAAFLMLAGGLASLQALTITTALPFAIVLLGAIYGLFKALRVDLTKKETNNFSNMPLSDLSKPWQERLSAIITLPGKKDGKKFLNEVVLKAFNELKEEFAKNGLEAKVTNGENFVNLNVGLGDEMDFRYGVYLTKSQSPDYTRELDGDDLYYRAEVYLKEGGQDYDVLGWSEATLINDVIEQYRKHMQFLHVVRE from the coding sequence ATGATCAAATTTCAAAGATCAAAATTTAATAATTCAGTATTTATCCCATCACTTATTGTGATAGTTTTAATAACAGCATTTGCAGCGGTATTTCCAAATTTCTCAAATGAATTTTTTAAGGGTATGCAAGATTACATCTCGGCAAAATTTGGCTGGTTTTACATCCTTGCTGTTGCCGTCATACTTCTTAGCGTCATCATCCTTGGCTTTAGCAAGCTTGGCGAGATCAAACTAGGAGCCGATCACGTAAAGCCAGAGCATAAAAATATCTCGTGGTTTTCTATGCTTTTTGCCGCTGGTATGGGCATAGGTCTAGTATTTTTTGGTGTGGCTGAGCCGCTTATGCACTATCTAAACCCACCAGTTGGTGACCCGCAAAGCATCGCTGCAGCAAAGCTTGCGATGAATATCACTTTCTTTCATTGGGGCATGGGGGCATGGTCAGTTTATGCTATCGTGGCGCTAATACTTGCTTTTTTCTCGTATAGGCACGGCTTGCCACTCACGCTTAGATCGGCGTTTTATCCGATAATTGGCGATAAAATTTATGGCAAGATAGGCAATGCTATCGATACATTTGCCGTCGTGGCGACGCTTTTTGGCGTGGCGACCTCGCTTGGATATGGCGTACTTCAGGTAAATGCGGGTCTTACACACGTTTTTGGGCTGCCAACCATGCATATCACGCTTTTAATAGTGCTTTGCCTAGCTGCAACCATCTCAGCGGCAAGTGGCGTGGATAAGGGCATCAAAATCTTATCAAACGCAAACATCGCACTAGCTATTTGTTTTATGTTTTTCATACTATTTTTGGGCGATACGACGCAGCTTTTAAAGTCATTTGTACAAAATAGCGGCGACTACGTCTCTACGCTTATTTCAAACACATTTAACCTCTACGCCTACGAGAAGCAAAATGATAGCTGGCTTGGTGGCTGGACGCTGCTATACTGGTCTTGGTGGCTCTCTTGGTCGCCGTTTGTGGGGCTATTTATCGCTAAAATTTCAAAAGGCAGAACGATAAGAGAATTTGTCATAGGCGTGCTTTTAGTGCCGACTGGCTTTACTTTTGCTTGGATGAGTTTCTTTGGCAACTCAGCGATCTCGCTCGTGCAAAATGGCTTTAGCCAGCTAGCAACGACCGTAAATTCTGACTCAGCCTCAGCGCTATTTATGTTTTTAGAAAAATTTAGCTTCTCAGGCGTGCTAAGCGTGATCGCAGTCTTTATGATCGTCATATTTTTTGTAACTTCTGCTGACTCAGCAGCGATCGTTGTGAACATGCTTTGCTCAAACGGCAAAGACGATACGCCAGTTTGGCAAAAGGTATTTTGGGGCGTTGCAGTGGGCATTGTGGCGGCATTTTTGATGCTAGCTGGCGGACTTGCCTCACTTCAAGCGCTTACTATCACCACAGCACTGCCATTTGCGATCGTGCTACTTGGCGCTATTTACGGGCTATTTAAGGCGCTACGTGTGGATCTAACCAAAAAAGAGACAAATAACTTTAGTAACATGCCTCTTAGCGATCTTTCAAAACCTTGGCAGGAGCGACTAAGCGCGATCATCACGCTTCCAGGCAAGAAAGATGGCAAGAAATTTTTAAACGAAGTCGTACTAAAAGCGTTTAACGAGCTAAAAGAGGAATTTGCCAAAAATGGGCTTGAAGCAAAGGTCACAAATGGTGAAAATTTTGTAAATTTAAACGTTGGACTTGGCGATGAGATGGACTTTAGATATGGCGTCTATCTCACCAAAAGCCAGAGCCCAGACTACACCAGAGAGCTTGACGGCGATGATCTTTACTATAGAGCTGAAGTCTATCTAAAAGAGGGCGGTCAGGACTACGACGTGCTTGGCTGGAGCGAAGCCACGCTGATAAACGACGTCATCGAGCAATACCGCAAACACATGCAGTTTTTACATGTTGTTAGAGAGTAA
- a CDS encoding DKNYY domain-containing protein encodes MRKIATKILYLFVILTLFFVLAMLYLWHEGEYQRSFANIDNSEFYRSPDGKIYVQISGSGKYELKGVDEASFRVLKLKHAYDYSNVAADKNSVYCAREILPGLDPNSTKVLGNGYLSDGKISYYCATRSEKEAGFSEFSAIMKNLVHVFIKSYDDSPYFYRIKRVESTNLEPIFDAGFARDGSTLYYKGEKLDAQPSELRYITTENGAASGYYTDGKSLFMGFYRLDASYSDETRRICYDPKHDIEYLFEPKSGAVFANELKFSAQNMPYSAIYSVDNVHSFWPLFASKDGIYFWDSSKNEQVKISDYQLKGELKRLYADVFVDEGSAYFLQQGEEWQRSKHGRHLVAQTVSLYKFAPNGSWREIGLVKDGEYGAVYANGDKVYFFSNIKPFYGIRHSVYEVADLSVIEILTRASKELSAKDISQMIKRGELVEASGEEVARSRIEFDSPKIILYITFGIAFVVIVLTTLAKPKRDERDLR; translated from the coding sequence ATGAGAAAAATTGCGACTAAGATACTTTATCTTTTTGTCATTTTGACATTATTTTTTGTTTTGGCGATGCTTTATCTGTGGCATGAGGGCGAGTATCAAAGAAGCTTTGCAAACATTGATAATAGCGAGTTTTACCGCTCGCCAGATGGTAAAATTTATGTTCAAATTTCAGGCAGTGGCAAGTATGAGCTAAAAGGCGTTGATGAAGCTAGTTTTAGGGTTTTAAAGCTAAAACACGCATACGACTACTCAAATGTGGCGGCTGATAAAAACAGTGTCTATTGCGCTAGAGAAATTTTGCCTGGTCTTGATCCAAACAGCACCAAAGTGCTTGGCAATGGCTATCTAAGTGATGGCAAGATAAGCTATTATTGCGCCACTAGAAGCGAGAAAGAGGCGGGATTTAGCGAATTTAGCGCCATTATGAAAAACCTTGTTCACGTTTTTATAAAAAGCTACGATGATAGCCCTTATTTTTACAGGATAAAAAGGGTTGAAAGCACAAATTTAGAGCCTATCTTTGACGCTGGCTTTGCAAGAGACGGCAGCACGCTTTACTACAAGGGCGAAAAGCTTGACGCGCAGCCTAGCGAGCTAAGATACATCACGACAGAAAATGGCGCTGCTAGCGGATATTACACAGATGGCAAAAGCTTGTTTATGGGCTTTTATAGGCTTGATGCGAGCTACTCAGATGAGACGCGCCGTATATGTTATGACCCAAAGCACGATATAGAATATCTTTTTGAGCCAAAAAGTGGGGCGGTGTTTGCAAATGAGCTCAAATTTAGCGCCCAAAATATGCCTTATAGCGCCATTTATAGCGTGGATAACGTGCACTCGTTTTGGCCTCTTTTTGCCAGCAAAGATGGAATTTACTTTTGGGATAGCAGTAAAAACGAACAAGTTAAAATTTCAGACTATCAGCTAAAAGGCGAGCTAAAAAGGCTCTATGCTGACGTTTTTGTAGATGAGGGCTCAGCGTATTTTTTACAGCAAGGCGAAGAGTGGCAACGCTCAAAGCATGGTAGGCACTTAGTGGCACAAACTGTCTCTTTATATAAATTTGCCCCAAATGGCTCTTGGCGTGAGATAGGACTGGTAAAAGATGGCGAGTATGGCGCAGTCTATGCAAACGGCGATAAGGTCTATTTTTTTAGCAATATAAAGCCATTTTATGGCATTAGACATAGCGTTTATGAGGTGGCTGATCTTAGCGTAATTGAAATTTTAACAAGAGCGTCTAAAGAGCTTAGCGCAAAAGATATCAGCCAGATGATAAAGCGCGGCGAGCTAGTGGAGGCAAGCGGCGAAGAGGTCGCGAGATCTAGGATAGAGTTTGACTCGCCAAAGATCATCTTGTATATCACATTTGGCATTGCTTTTGTCGTCATAGTGCTAACAACTCTTGCAAAACCAAAGAGAGATGAAAGAGACTTGAGATAA
- a CDS encoding DKNYY domain-containing protein: MLKKHPLISVVIAIVVIFFAVYFFIFGLTTILDDDIGDSKELNNSFFYVKDDKVYAMVPSGGKFELIGVRASKFRYIDTGKYDNRNVGASDKAVYCGNLVMSGLDPNGVRALGNGYFGDGKITYFCDSVSETNLEISAFKEFWDIVSHKMFNTPKAQTHIYKFREVDNVNLAAILGFGYASDGVKVYHDGKELEGANASKMRYIEQASGRKSVHFTTDGENVYYDSSKLGIKFNPQMRDIGEIWRIHYLYEPNSGMVYANDHEFDPKFAPYEPLFNLKDEHSYHALFRGKGGIYHWERKWQWYNSIDEGEFVRDGDDPFKGEITPLYGDVVISDGKTYFLKTYEIWHNTKNDHSLSSRHTCIVRLDTKEQWRKIGLVRNDGYGAVYANGDKTYYFDNVGYGWHFNSSVYNINDLGVVEILTRPYGPNVKNLKLDEIVKMVDQGAMTPTEGEVVIDAISDFDDYSQKYAYWIFLAIAFIVSVVGSIFKNKKQANKLKKRVDDYRL; this comes from the coding sequence ATGCTAAAAAAACATCCGCTAATCTCTGTAGTGATCGCTATTGTTGTGATATTTTTTGCTGTCTATTTTTTTATCTTTGGTTTGACTACTATTTTAGATGACGACATTGGCGATAGTAAAGAGCTAAATAATAGCTTTTTTTACGTCAAAGACGACAAGGTCTATGCCATGGTACCAAGTGGTGGTAAATTTGAGCTAATAGGCGTGAGGGCCAGTAAATTTAGATACATTGACACCGGCAAATACGACAACAGAAACGTTGGCGCTAGCGATAAGGCGGTATATTGCGGTAATCTCGTGATGAGTGGGCTTGATCCAAATGGCGTTAGAGCGCTTGGCAATGGCTACTTTGGCGATGGCAAGATCACATATTTTTGCGATAGCGTAAGCGAGACAAACCTCGAAATATCCGCATTTAAAGAGTTTTGGGACATCGTCTCACATAAAATGTTTAACACTCCAAAAGCGCAAACTCACATCTATAAATTTAGAGAGGTTGATAACGTAAATTTAGCAGCGATATTGGGCTTTGGCTACGCAAGTGACGGCGTTAAGGTCTATCATGATGGCAAAGAGCTAGAGGGCGCAAATGCCAGCAAAATGCGCTACATCGAGCAGGCATCTGGCAGAAAGAGCGTGCATTTTACGACTGACGGAGAAAATGTCTATTATGACAGCTCAAAACTAGGGATTAAATTTAACCCGCAAATGCGTGATATCGGCGAGATATGGCGCATTCACTATCTTTATGAGCCAAATTCTGGCATGGTCTATGCAAACGATCACGAATTTGACCCCAAATTTGCCCCATACGAGCCACTTTTTAACCTAAAAGATGAGCACTCCTATCATGCGCTCTTTCGTGGTAAAGGCGGTATCTATCACTGGGAGCGAAAGTGGCAGTGGTATAACAGCATAGATGAGGGCGAGTTTGTAAGAGACGGCGACGATCCTTTTAAAGGCGAGATAACGCCGCTATATGGCGATGTGGTGATAAGTGATGGCAAGACATATTTTCTAAAAACCTATGAAATTTGGCACAACACAAAAAATGACCACAGCCTAAGCTCACGCCACACGTGTATTGTAAGGCTTGATACAAAAGAGCAGTGGCGAAAGATAGGGCTTGTAAGAAACGATGGTTACGGAGCGGTTTATGCAAACGGAGATAAGACATATTATTTTGATAACGTCGGCTACGGCTGGCATTTTAACAGCAGCGTTTATAATATAAACGACCTTGGCGTGGTTGAAATTCTCACTCGTCCTTATGGCCCAAATGTTAAGAATTTAAAACTTGATGAGATAGTAAAAATGGTAGATCAAGGCGCTATGACGCCGACTGAAGGCGAGGTGGTGATCGATGCGATAAGCGACTTTGATGATTACTCGCAAAAATATGCCTACTGGATATTTTTAGCCATCGCATTTATTGTCTCGGTGGTTGGCTCTATTTTTAAAAATAAAAAGCAAGCAAACAAGCTTAAAAAAAGGGTAGATGATTATAGATTATGA
- the abc-f gene encoding ribosomal protection-like ABC-F family protein encodes MALIDLIDVSKKFGANEILNAVNFSVNENEKIAIIGKNGSGKSTLMKIISGEVAVDSGRRIVQNLISVEMLAQTPNFNATFTVRQALNNELKEIFDAISEYEKSGVLLANDPENKEILKEQERLLKFIEAKDGWNIEHKIERILQEFKLKEYENRPICSLSGGEIRRVALGALILKKPDVLLLDEPTNHLDVYMVKFLEDMLKSSNQSIVFISHDRYFIDALATRCVEVEDASLKNFEGGYANYLTKKEEILASLAKSHETLLKQLKAEEEWLRRGVKARLKRNEGRKERVLAMREEAKKNPGVIRRVRLELERASKNFNQTQSQNRKKMLFEFKNLSKSIDGKVLFEKFDARVLQGERIAIVGRNGSGKSTLLKILLGLEKPSSGEIKRGEVSIGYFDQARNVLDDEKSLIETFCPNGGDHVLVRGRNMHVYGYLKNFLFPKEFLDKKIGVLSGGEKNRVALAMLFTKTYDVLVLDEPTNDLDIATINILEDYLQSFEGAILLVSHDRYFVDKMANKLWAFEGTKINVLHEEYSVYLELEDELKELDKFEKELSNSQNETKQKSKSGAKLSYKQTKILNTYPDKISTLEARVAELNEGLSDPKIYQEVGLTKLYEELEKAKAELESLENDYFEVLEIAEELE; translated from the coding sequence ATGGCATTAATCGACCTGATAGACGTAAGTAAAAAATTTGGCGCAAACGAGATTTTAAACGCTGTAAATTTTAGTGTAAATGAAAATGAGAAAATAGCTATCATCGGCAAAAATGGCAGCGGTAAAAGCACGCTTATGAAGATCATCTCTGGCGAGGTGGCAGTAGATAGTGGCAGACGCATAGTGCAAAACCTAATAAGCGTAGAGATGCTAGCTCAAACTCCAAATTTTAACGCAACTTTTACCGTAAGGCAGGCACTAAATAACGAGCTAAAAGAGATATTTGACGCGATAAGCGAATATGAAAAGAGCGGTGTTTTGCTAGCAAATGATCCTGAAAACAAAGAAATTTTAAAAGAGCAAGAGAGGCTTTTAAAATTTATAGAGGCAAAGGACGGCTGGAATATCGAGCATAAGATCGAGCGAATTTTGCAAGAATTTAAGCTAAAAGAGTATGAGAACAGACCCATTTGCTCGCTAAGTGGCGGCGAGATCAGACGCGTGGCACTGGGTGCGCTCATCCTTAAAAAGCCAGATGTGCTGCTACTTGATGAGCCAACAAACCACCTTGATGTCTATATGGTCAAATTTCTTGAAGATATGCTTAAAAGCTCAAATCAAAGCATAGTTTTTATAAGCCACGATAGGTATTTTATCGATGCGCTGGCAACCAGGTGCGTTGAGGTTGAGGATGCAAGCTTAAAAAATTTCGAGGGTGGATATGCAAACTATCTAACCAAAAAAGAGGAAATTTTAGCAAGCCTTGCAAAGTCGCATGAGACTCTGCTAAAACAGCTAAAGGCTGAAGAGGAGTGGTTAAGAAGAGGCGTGAAAGCTAGGCTAAAGCGAAACGAGGGTAGAAAAGAGCGGGTGCTTGCTATGCGAGAAGAAGCCAAGAAAAACCCAGGCGTGATAAGGCGTGTGAGACTTGAGCTAGAGCGTGCGAGTAAAAATTTCAACCAAACGCAGAGCCAAAACCGCAAAAAAATGCTCTTTGAGTTTAAAAATTTAAGCAAAAGCATAGACGGCAAGGTGCTTTTTGAAAAATTTGACGCAAGGGTATTACAAGGCGAGAGGATCGCCATAGTGGGGCGAAATGGTAGCGGCAAAAGCACGCTACTTAAAATTTTGCTAGGACTTGAAAAGCCAAGTAGCGGCGAGATAAAAAGAGGCGAGGTGAGTATCGGCTACTTTGATCAAGCTAGAAATGTCCTTGACGATGAAAAGAGCCTTATAGAGACCTTTTGCCCAAACGGCGGCGATCACGTGCTTGTTCGTGGGCGAAATATGCACGTTTATGGCTATCTTAAAAATTTCCTCTTTCCAAAGGAATTTCTGGATAAAAAGATAGGCGTTTTAAGTGGCGGCGAGAAAAACCGTGTCGCACTTGCGATGCTTTTTACCAAAACTTACGATGTGCTGGTGCTTGACGAGCCGACAAACGACCTTGATATCGCAACTATCAACATTTTAGAAGACTACTTGCAAAGCTTTGAGGGGGCTATCTTGCTAGTAAGCCACGATAGATATTTTGTCGATAAGATGGCAAATAAGCTCTGGGCGTTTGAGGGCACAAAGATAAATGTCTTACATGAAGAGTATAGCGTCTATTTGGAGCTTGAAGATGAACTAAAAGAGCTTGATAAATTTGAAAAAGAGCTCTCAAATAGCCAAAATGAAACCAAACAAAAGAGCAAATCTGGCGCAAAGCTGAGCTATAAACAGACGAAAATTTTAAACACATATCCAGATAAAATTTCAACCCTTGAAGCAAGAGTAGCCGAGCTAAACGAGGGGCTTAGCGATCCTAAAATTTATCAAGAAGTGGGGCTTACTAAGCTTTATGAAGAGCTAGAAAAGGCAAAAGCCGAGCTTGAAAGCCTAGAAAATGACTATTTTGAAGTGCTTGAGATCGCTGAGGAGCTCGAGTAG
- a CDS encoding MATE family efflux transporter, with translation MNLSMRKLVVPIFLDMFLHFITLIINTYMVTKVSVHLVGAMGAGNQVMDLFMTIFNFLSIGCSVVVAQALGAKKNDLASNVIHASITSNTLFGIFSAIIIYVFGYNILNLLNVPKELINDSFLYLHILGFALLFDGIGMVLAAVLRVYNLATAVMLTSVLMNVITILGNAISLFGWFNLPNLGLQGVAISTLVGRLVGIFVLAYMLSQKAKVKIYFKKLLVVPFEILKKILSIGLPSAGENLLWMAQYMVAFGFVASMGEASLSVQTIYFQITLLILLCGASISVANEVIVGHLVGASEFNEAYTRTFRALRLGVFITLVVVLIAYALKYQIMDALNLNENLRAIMLPLFTLSIFLEAGRTFNIVIVNALRASGDAKFPLATGLIFMWGLSLPLGYFLGIYLGWGIIGVWIGFCADEWLRGLANTWRWRSKKWQEKRLV, from the coding sequence ATGAACTTATCTATGAGAAAACTCGTAGTTCCGATATTTTTAGATATGTTTTTACACTTCATTACGCTCATTATCAACACCTACATGGTGACAAAAGTGAGTGTGCATCTAGTTGGTGCAATGGGTGCTGGTAATCAAGTGATGGATCTTTTTATGACCATTTTTAACTTCCTAAGCATTGGCTGCTCGGTTGTCGTCGCCCAAGCACTGGGAGCTAAAAAGAACGATCTTGCCTCAAACGTCATACACGCAAGTATCACGTCAAATACACTCTTTGGTATCTTCTCAGCTATCATTATCTACGTCTTTGGCTACAACATCTTAAATTTACTAAACGTGCCAAAAGAGCTTATAAATGATAGCTTCTTATATCTTCATATCCTTGGCTTTGCCCTACTTTTTGATGGTATCGGTATGGTGCTAGCTGCTGTGCTTCGTGTTTATAACCTAGCAACTGCTGTTATGCTAACTTCGGTTTTAATGAACGTAATTACGATTTTAGGCAATGCTATCTCCCTTTTTGGCTGGTTTAATCTGCCAAATTTAGGCCTACAAGGAGTCGCTATCTCGACACTTGTTGGCAGATTAGTAGGCATTTTTGTGCTAGCTTATATGCTGAGTCAAAAGGCAAAAGTTAAAATTTATTTTAAAAAGCTACTTGTCGTACCATTTGAAATTTTAAAGAAAATCCTCTCAATCGGCCTTCCAAGCGCAGGCGAAAATTTACTCTGGATGGCGCAATACATGGTCGCTTTTGGCTTTGTGGCAAGTATGGGTGAGGCTAGCCTTAGCGTACAGACCATTTACTTTCAGATCACGCTTCTTATCTTGCTTTGTGGAGCGAGCATTAGCGTGGCAAACGAGGTCATTGTAGGACATTTAGTTGGAGCAAGCGAGTTTAACGAGGCCTATACAAGGACATTTAGGGCGTTAAGACTTGGAGTTTTTATAACGCTTGTAGTCGTGCTTATAGCTTATGCGCTAAAGTATCAGATCATGGACGCACTAAATTTAAACGAAAATTTACGTGCGATCATGCTACCACTTTTTACACTTTCGATATTTCTTGAAGCGGGCAGAACCTTTAACATAGTCATCGTAAATGCCCTTCGTGCAAGCGGTGATGCAAAATTTCCTCTTGCGACTGGCCTTATCTTTATGTGGGGGCTTTCGCTGCCACTTGGATATTTCTTAGGCATCTATCTTGGCTGGGGAATTATCGGCGTTTGGATAGGGTTTTGTGCTGATGAATGGCTAAGAGGCCTTGCAAATACATGGCGTTGGAGAAGCAAAAAATGGCAAGAAAAACGCCTAGTTTAA